A section of the Diabrotica virgifera virgifera chromosome 8, PGI_DIABVI_V3a genome encodes:
- the LOC126890119 gene encoding uncharacterized protein LOC126890119: protein MTGIHINFQNCRGLNTKTAEFYKNCLEGNYDVVVAVETWLREDMVDGELIDINVFNLLRSDRNQEISGKTKGGGVLMVIKKEHKILKVTQHCSSFEILVADLKVNNKLSIKLIGVYIPPDCKLHDYANCFELLQTHITDINNTFIFGDFNIAEIKGTENLDFTNGSAKFKSMIEFLNFNSFLLYNNVKNWQGKTLDQVVASADNINSCKVCQEQLPLVKEDRLHPSLEIQLSFTVSSFRQTDKLVGNRFNFKKANFDLMCDLMRNMTWEAVTEEIEVDKALDIFYSKVLNIFEGSVPQYNIYKNYSNFPKWFTPDIKKLLKQKNNFRKLRHVSIYFNNQFIETRKKLKSLINIEHRKYIRQIEENIENEFNNFWNFINNKNSKSNQTEIFYFGGKEINQSDTANEFAKYFESVYSTDISSYNTNFTNIVSNNNVLNLPSITSVDYDNAVKKLKPKKAAGEGEIVAVERGIKTLINASTERADEFLEFLKEQKSVTIHVK, encoded by the coding sequence ATGACAGGGATTCACATAAACTTTCAGAATTGTAGGGGACTTAACACGAAAACTGCGGAATTCTATAAAAATTGCTTGGAAGGTAATTATGATGTAGTAGTAGCTGTAGAAACATGGCTTCGGGAGGATATGGTTGATGGAGAACTAATTGATATAAATGTATTTAACTTATTGAGATCTGACAGAAACCAGGAGATTTCTGGCAAAACTAAGGGAGGAGGAGTATTAATGGTAATAAAAAAGGAGCATAAGATTTTAAAAGTAACACAACATTGTTCATCTTTTGAAATTTTGGTTGCGGatttaaaagttaataacaaattaaGTATAAAATTAATTGGAGTGTATATTCCACCAGATTGTAAATTACATGACTATGCGAATTGCTTCGAATTGTTACAAACACATATTACTGATATTAATAACACGTTTATTTTTGGCGACTTCAATATTGCAGAAATTAAAGGAACCGAAAATCTAGATTTTACTAATGGAAGTGCTAAGTTTAAAAGTATGAttgagtttttaaattttaattcatttttgcTTTATAACAATGTAAAAAACTGGCAGGGCAAAACTTTAGATCAAGTAGTAGCATCTGCAGATAATATAAATAGTTGTAAGGTATGTCAAGAGCAGTTACCGTTAGTAAAGGAAGATAGATTACATCCATCTCTGGAAATTCAACTTTCATTTACAGTATCAAGTTTTAGACAAACAGATAAGTTAGTTGGtaatagatttaattttaaaaaagcaaattttgaTTTGATGTGTGATTTGATGAGAAATATGACGTGGGAAGCTGTAACAGAGGAAATAGAGGTAGATAAAGCTCTAGATATCTTTTACTCAAAAGTACTTAATATATTTGAAGGATCTGTACcacaatataatatttacaagaaTTATTCTAATTTTCCGAAATGGTTTACGCCTGATATCAAAAAGTTgctcaaacaaaaaaataattttagaaagttAAGACATGTTTCAATTTATTTTAACAATCAATTTATAGAGACCAGAAAAAAACTGAAATCATTAATTAACATAGAGCACAGGAAATATATACGGCAAATtgaggaaaatatagaaaatgagtTTAACAATTTCTGGAATTTCATTAATAATAAGAATTCTAAGTCTAATCaaacagaaatattttattttggggGTAAAGAAATAAATCAGAGTGATACTGCTAATGAGTTTGCGAAATATTTTGAATCTGTTTATTCTACCGACATTTCTAGCTATAACACTAATTTTACAAATATTGTTAGTAATAACAATGTTTTGAATTTACCATCAATAACAAGCGTAGATTATGATAATGCAGTCAAAAAGCTGAAACCAAAGAAAGCTGCCG